One window of the Desulfonatronum sp. SC1 genome contains the following:
- a CDS encoding Hcp family type VI secretion system effector, with protein MAMTAYMAVKGNSQGDIKGDCAQGGDKKDKVLVYASDHVVEIPKDTHTGLPTGQRIHHPFSITKHKDPASPKLFKACCTGEQCEVTLDYYRIKDDGTEEKYYTVKMENAIIVSMREYTPMTFLADNKPYHDMEEVAMTYSKITWTFNDGNIEYTDDWKK; from the coding sequence ATGGCAATGACGGCGTACATGGCGGTAAAAGGCAACTCCCAGGGCGACATCAAGGGCGACTGCGCCCAGGGTGGCGACAAGAAGGACAAGGTTCTGGTCTACGCCTCGGATCACGTGGTAGAGATTCCCAAGGACACCCATACCGGCCTGCCCACCGGGCAGCGCATTCACCATCCTTTTTCCATCACCAAGCACAAGGACCCGGCCTCGCCCAAGCTGTTCAAGGCCTGCTGCACCGGCGAACAGTGCGAGGTGACCCTGGACTATTACCGGATCAAGGACGACGGAACCGAGGAAAAGTACTACACAGTGAAGATGGAAAACGCGATCATCGTCAGCATGCGCGAGTACACTCCAATGACCTTCCTTGCGGACAACAAGCCCTATCATGACATGGAAGAGGTCGCCATGACCTACTCCAAGATCACCTGGACCTTCAACGATGGCAACATCGAATACACGGATGACTGGAAGAAGTAA
- the tssC gene encoding type VI secretion system contractile sheath large subunit produces the protein MADEQVQAQEAAGAQASEGGSLLDEIVEASKVKPSDEGYSMTKAGLQAFLKQIVERNTDAKISGALVDDMISEIDQKLSAQVNTVMHDKQFQQLESSWRSLKFLVDRTDFRQNIKVEFINVSKEDLLSDFEDAPEVVKSGLYKQVYTAEYGQFGGKPIGAMVANYDFGPGPQDVSLLQYVASVSAMAHAPFIAAAGKDFFGIDTWEQLPNLKDLHSIFDMPQYTKWRSFRETEDARYVGLTLPKFLLRLPYSPTTVPAKSFSFREEAQHNDDFCWGNTAFAFASRLTDSFAKYRWCANIIGPQGGGEVDNLPLYQFEAMGQTQTKIPTQVLISERREYELAEEGFIALTMRKGSDNAAFFSANSAQAPKIFPDTPEGKAAELNFRLSTQLPYMMVMNRLAHYIKVIQRENIGTWKERVDLERELNKWISQYVTEMDNPDPTTRSKRPLRMAQIEVHDVAGDPGWYSVSLKARPHFKYMGASFTLSLVGKLDKE, from the coding sequence ATGGCAGATGAACAGGTTCAAGCCCAGGAAGCCGCCGGAGCCCAAGCCTCCGAGGGGGGCAGCCTCCTGGATGAAATCGTTGAGGCCTCCAAGGTCAAGCCTTCGGATGAAGGCTATTCCATGACCAAGGCCGGCTTGCAGGCCTTTTTGAAGCAGATCGTGGAGCGCAATACCGACGCCAAGATATCCGGTGCGCTGGTGGACGACATGATCTCCGAAATCGACCAGAAGCTCTCGGCCCAGGTCAATACGGTAATGCACGACAAGCAGTTCCAGCAGTTGGAAAGCTCCTGGCGTTCCCTGAAGTTTTTGGTGGATCGAACGGATTTCCGACAGAACATCAAGGTGGAATTCATCAACGTCTCCAAGGAAGACCTGCTTTCAGACTTCGAAGACGCCCCGGAAGTGGTCAAGTCCGGACTGTACAAGCAGGTCTACACAGCGGAGTACGGCCAGTTCGGCGGCAAGCCCATCGGGGCCATGGTGGCCAACTACGATTTTGGCCCTGGCCCTCAGGACGTCTCGCTGTTGCAGTACGTGGCCTCGGTTTCGGCCATGGCCCATGCCCCGTTCATCGCCGCGGCGGGCAAGGATTTCTTCGGCATCGACACCTGGGAACAGCTCCCCAACCTGAAGGATCTGCATTCCATCTTCGACATGCCACAGTACACCAAGTGGCGGTCGTTCCGGGAGACCGAGGACGCCCGTTACGTGGGCCTGACCCTGCCCAAATTTTTGCTCCGGTTGCCCTATTCGCCCACCACGGTCCCGGCCAAGAGCTTCTCCTTCCGGGAAGAGGCCCAGCACAACGACGATTTCTGCTGGGGGAACACGGCCTTCGCCTTCGCCTCCCGGCTGACGGACAGCTTCGCCAAGTATCGTTGGTGCGCCAACATCATCGGCCCCCAGGGCGGCGGGGAAGTGGACAATCTGCCGCTGTACCAGTTCGAGGCCATGGGCCAGACCCAAACCAAGATTCCGACCCAGGTACTGATCTCCGAGCGCCGGGAATACGAACTGGCCGAGGAAGGCTTCATCGCCCTGACCATGCGCAAGGGATCGGACAACGCGGCCTTCTTCTCGGCCAACTCGGCCCAGGCTCCGAAAATTTTCCCGGACACCCCGGAAGGCAAGGCCGCGGAGCTGAACTTCAGGCTGTCCACCCAGTTGCCGTACATGATGGTCATGAACCGTCTGGCCCATTACATCAAGGTCATCCAGCGGGAAAACATCGGCACCTGGAAGGAGAGAGTGGACCTGGAGCGCGAACTGAACAAGTGGATCAGCCAGTATGTCACGGAAATGGACAACCCGGACCCCACCACCCGCAGCAAGCGGCCCCTGCGCATGGCGCAGATCGAGGTCCACGACGTGGCCGGGGATCCTGGCTGGTATTCGGTCAGCCTGAAGGCCAGACCCCACTTCAAGTATATGGGCGCCAGCTTTACCCTTTCACTGGTCGGCAAACTGGACAAAGAATAA
- a CDS encoding rhodanese-like domain-containing protein has translation MPRWLNLLKSIKSLIASPGDVRITSIDADQARSLLDAEPEIQIVDVRQPKEYRRGHLPGARLLPVADLDEKLDELAKDKPVLVYCAIGGRSKVAAHMLAGRGFERVLNLSGGFKAWNGWTGFGDYELGLEHFSPPMSLERTLNVAYLMEAALEAFYRDMTGKVADPEAARLFQTLADVEVKHKAAVARRMEDADVPKDVGGEAVPEGGMPLEEHMRRMGVDLTSVEDIVDFAMAVEAQALDLYSRAAFQAQGDVRSFLETMAVEEKTHLRHLGELLDRP, from the coding sequence ATGCCCCGTTGGCTCAATCTACTCAAATCCATCAAGTCCCTGATCGCCTCGCCCGGCGACGTCCGGATCACCTCCATTGACGCCGACCAAGCCCGGAGTCTGCTGGACGCCGAACCGGAGATCCAGATCGTGGACGTCCGGCAGCCCAAGGAATACCGCCGAGGCCATCTTCCCGGAGCACGATTGCTGCCCGTGGCCGATCTGGACGAAAAACTCGATGAACTGGCCAAGGACAAGCCGGTTCTGGTCTACTGCGCCATCGGCGGCCGAAGCAAAGTCGCGGCCCACATGCTGGCCGGAAGAGGCTTCGAACGGGTCCTGAACCTCAGCGGCGGCTTCAAAGCCTGGAATGGCTGGACCGGTTTCGGGGATTACGAGTTGGGGTTGGAACACTTCTCGCCGCCCATGTCCCTGGAACGAACCCTGAACGTCGCCTACCTCATGGAAGCGGCCTTGGAAGCGTTCTATCGGGACATGACCGGTAAAGTGGCCGACCCGGAGGCCGCCCGACTTTTCCAGACCCTGGCTGATGTGGAAGTGAAGCACAAAGCCGCCGTGGCCAGGCGGATGGAGGATGCCGACGTCCCGAAGGACGTTGGCGGCGAGGCCGTTCCCGAGGGGGGCATGCCTCTGGAGGAGCACATGCGTCGCATGGGCGTGGACCTGACCAGCGTCGAGGACATCGTGGATTTTGCCATGGCCGTGGAGGCCCAGGCCTTGGATCTTTACTCTCGCGCCGCTTTCCAGGCTCAGGGCGATGTTAGATCCTTTCTGGAAACCATGGCCGTCGAGGAAAAAACGCACCTGCGGCACCTAGGTGAACTGCTGGATCGTCCGTAA
- the tssB gene encoding type VI secretion system contractile sheath small subunit, protein MTKEGSIAPKERVNIVYRPATGDAKEEVELPLKMIILGDFTQRPDDRMVEDRDPVSVDKDNFNDVLKAQGLEMTVNVPNRLSDEEDAQMAVNLKFDSLKDFEPDAIVRKVPELAKLMELREALKALKGPLANVPDFRKKVQELVKDEGARAKLLKELGIEG, encoded by the coding sequence ATGACGAAGGAAGGATCCATCGCCCCCAAGGAGCGGGTGAACATCGTGTATCGGCCCGCCACGGGAGACGCCAAGGAAGAGGTGGAGTTGCCGCTGAAGATGATAATTCTGGGCGACTTCACGCAGCGTCCCGACGACCGGATGGTTGAGGACCGGGATCCCGTCTCCGTGGACAAGGACAACTTCAACGACGTGCTCAAGGCCCAGGGGCTGGAAATGACCGTAAACGTTCCCAACCGGCTTTCCGACGAGGAAGACGCCCAGATGGCCGTCAACCTCAAGTTTGACAGCCTCAAGGACTTCGAGCCGGACGCCATTGTCCGCAAGGTCCCCGAACTGGCTAAACTGATGGAGCTGCGCGAGGCGCTCAAGGCGCTCAAGGGTCCCCTGGCCAACGTACCGGATTTCCGTAAAAAGGTGCAGGAACTGGTCAAGGACGAGGGCGCGCGGGCCAAGTTGCTCAAGGAACTGGGAATCGAAGGGTAA
- the tssA gene encoding type VI secretion system protein TssA yields the protein MDLNALGREPIPGASPVGQDARYDLEYDQLQGEIDKLNSVTNLTEVSWKRVVELGTNILETKSKDLLAAVYLSVGLLHEAGLEGMGTGSQVLRDMVASFWDDCFPPKKRLRGRINAFSWWQEKTTAWLKGLPPDPVPAELHRTILENVEALDKSLGELLPDLPPLRDVIVAVKRLPVQSPPQEEQRGKSGEDPADQTQGQDQGQAQAQNRTQAQDNGEDKVSEPSPSRSEAQAPSSAKSASPVLSAVPPEDVASARKALGAAATAFVGLGRGADPTDSWVWKAARIAAWLAVKTLPPNQGGQTMIPAPDVDIKAALRKLIAEGKFREAAFAAESRFPGAIFWFDLQQVTAKALEGLGEDYAPALAVVRGELWDLLTRFQGLEQLAFVDGTPFADPETKAWITTLAGGARGTGTQGGAAEDDEFVHRALEQAESRYTKKDEPGALDALSTALRAAPNGPAKIQLRLAQMDMLSRSGRFALAVTLAEELLTEMENRDLATWAPELTVDVLRACHGAYLGKGGEANLARARELAGMVGRIRPAAALNLAI from the coding sequence ATGGACCTGAACGCTCTCGGCCGGGAGCCGATTCCCGGCGCAAGCCCCGTGGGCCAAGACGCCCGGTACGACCTTGAGTACGACCAGCTTCAGGGGGAAATCGACAAGCTGAACTCAGTGACCAATCTGACCGAGGTGAGTTGGAAGCGGGTCGTGGAGCTTGGGACGAACATCCTTGAAACCAAATCCAAGGATCTTCTGGCCGCTGTGTACTTGTCCGTGGGGCTGCTGCACGAGGCCGGCCTAGAGGGCATGGGCACCGGAAGTCAGGTGCTGCGGGACATGGTCGCCTCCTTTTGGGACGACTGCTTTCCGCCCAAAAAACGCCTGCGGGGACGGATAAACGCTTTTTCCTGGTGGCAGGAAAAGACCACGGCCTGGTTGAAGGGCTTGCCGCCTGACCCCGTCCCCGCGGAACTGCACCGAACCATTCTGGAAAACGTCGAGGCCCTGGACAAGAGCCTTGGCGAGCTGCTGCCTGATTTGCCGCCTTTAAGAGATGTGATCGTCGCGGTGAAAAGACTTCCGGTCCAGTCTCCTCCTCAGGAGGAGCAGAGAGGGAAGTCGGGCGAAGATCCTGCAGATCAGACTCAGGGACAGGACCAGGGTCAGGCCCAGGCCCAGAACCGGACCCAAGCTCAGGACAACGGAGAGGATAAGGTCTCAGAACCGTCGCCTTCACGCTCGGAAGCCCAGGCTCCATCCTCGGCTAAGTCGGCCTCCCCGGTCCTCTCCGCCGTGCCCCCCGAGGACGTCGCATCGGCACGCAAGGCCTTGGGAGCAGCCGCGACCGCCTTCGTCGGCCTCGGGCGCGGTGCCGATCCCACGGACTCGTGGGTTTGGAAGGCAGCCAGAATAGCGGCGTGGCTCGCCGTAAAGACGTTGCCTCCGAACCAGGGCGGCCAGACCATGATTCCGGCCCCGGACGTGGACATCAAGGCGGCTTTGCGCAAGCTGATCGCCGAGGGCAAGTTCCGTGAGGCCGCGTTTGCCGCGGAAAGCCGCTTCCCCGGAGCCATTTTCTGGTTCGACTTGCAGCAGGTGACGGCCAAGGCTCTGGAGGGCCTGGGAGAGGACTACGCGCCGGCCCTGGCCGTGGTTCGGGGCGAGTTGTGGGATTTGCTGACGCGTTTTCAAGGGCTCGAACAGCTTGCCTTTGTCGATGGAACGCCCTTTGCCGATCCCGAAACCAAGGCATGGATTACGACGCTGGCCGGTGGCGCTCGGGGCACGGGCACACAAGGTGGAGCAGCCGAGGATGACGAATTCGTGCATCGGGCCCTGGAGCAAGCCGAGTCCCGGTACACCAAAAAGGACGAGCCCGGAGCCCTGGACGCCCTCTCCACGGCCCTGCGGGCCGCGCCCAACGGTCCTGCAAAAATCCAGTTGCGTCTGGCCCAGATGGACATGCTTTCCCGATCCGGGCGCTTCGCCCTGGCCGTGACCCTGGCCGAGGAGCTATTGACGGAAATGGAAAATCGAGACCTCGCGACCTGGGCCCCGGAGCTGACCGTGGATGTGCTGCGAGCCTGCCATGGAGCGTACCTGGGCAAGGGCGGGGAGGCCAACCTGGCGCGAGCCAGGGAATTGGCCGGGATGGTCGGACGGATCCGCCCGGCGGCGGCCCTGAATCTGGCGATTTGA
- a CDS encoding deoxyribodipyrimidine photo-lyase — translation MNRTQAIHPSRVTFLSQNAESLRGPVVYWMSRDQRVRDNWALLFAAELALERDVPLAVVFCLAPAFPGATIRQYGFLLKGLAEVEADLRRRNIAFVLRLGEVPQSVLGMVRELNAGVLVTDFDPLRVKRRWKEDVLAHLTVPFFEVDAHNIVPCRETSPKQEYAARTIRPKIHRKLDEFLTPFPEVPTFPAAPSADVFNKSTDWDAIRKHLQVNSDVAEVDWLRPGERGAEEMLREFLEHRLDMYSQRNDPNAPVLSNLSLYLHFGQISAQRVAWDVLRSSASAASREAFLEELIVRRELADNFCWYNQAYDRVDGFPDWARKTLDKHRADKREYIYDIQTFETAATHDPLWNAAQQEMTETGKMHGYMRMYWAKKILEWTPSPEDALEIAVLLNDKYELDGRDPNGYAGIAWSIGGVHDRPWFERSVFGQIRYMSATGCARKFDVPKYIRRFSSQ, via the coding sequence ATGAACCGCACACAGGCCATTCACCCCTCCCGTGTCACCTTTCTTAGCCAGAACGCCGAAAGCCTTCGCGGCCCGGTCGTCTACTGGATGAGCCGGGATCAGCGGGTCCGGGACAATTGGGCCCTGCTTTTCGCCGCGGAACTGGCCCTGGAGCGCGACGTTCCCCTGGCCGTGGTCTTCTGCCTCGCCCCTGCCTTTCCGGGCGCGACCATCCGACAGTACGGCTTCCTGCTCAAAGGACTGGCCGAGGTGGAGGCGGATTTGCGCCGCCGCAACATCGCCTTTGTGCTCCGGCTGGGCGAGGTTCCCCAAAGCGTGCTCGGCATGGTCCGCGAACTCAATGCCGGCGTGCTGGTCACGGATTTCGACCCACTGCGCGTCAAGCGACGATGGAAAGAGGACGTGCTGGCGCATCTGACCGTTCCGTTCTTTGAGGTGGATGCCCATAACATCGTGCCCTGCCGAGAGACCTCGCCCAAACAGGAGTACGCGGCCCGGACCATTCGCCCCAAGATTCACCGCAAGCTGGATGAATTCCTGACCCCGTTTCCCGAGGTTCCCACGTTTCCCGCGGCACCCTCGGCGGATGTCTTCAACAAGTCCACGGATTGGGACGCCATCAGAAAGCATCTCCAGGTTAACAGCGACGTCGCGGAAGTGGACTGGCTCCGCCCTGGCGAGCGCGGCGCGGAGGAGATGCTCCGGGAGTTTCTGGAGCACCGTCTGGACATGTACTCCCAGCGCAACGACCCCAACGCTCCGGTGCTTTCCAATCTGTCCCTCTACCTGCATTTCGGTCAGATCTCAGCCCAGCGGGTCGCTTGGGATGTCCTGCGCTCATCGGCCTCCGCCGCGTCCAGGGAAGCTTTCCTGGAGGAACTGATCGTCCGCCGGGAGCTGGCGGACAATTTTTGCTGGTACAACCAGGCCTACGACCGGGTGGACGGGTTTCCGGACTGGGCCCGGAAAACCCTGGACAAGCATCGCGCGGATAAGCGGGAATACATCTACGATATTCAAACTTTTGAAACCGCCGCCACCCATGACCCGCTCTGGAACGCGGCCCAGCAGGAAATGACCGAGACCGGAAAGATGCACGGCTATATGCGCATGTACTGGGCCAAGAAGATTTTGGAATGGACCCCGTCTCCCGAGGACGCCCTGGAGATCGCCGTCCTGCTCAACGACAAGTACGAACTGGACGGCCGGGACCCCAACGGCTACGCTGGTATTGCCTGGAGCATCGGCGGAGTGCATGATCGGCCCTGGTTCGAGCGCTCGGTTTTTGGCCAGATCCGTTACATGAGCGCCACGGGCTGCGCCCGGAAGTTCGATGTTCCGAAATACATCCGTCGGTTTTCCAGCCAATAA
- the tssF gene encoding type VI secretion system baseplate subunit TssF encodes MIEKYYQRELSNLRDLAAEFAKAHPALAPMLTGQSADPDAERLLEGTAFLSGLIYEKLDDDFPEIVHGLIQLIFPHYLRPIPSATLIRFTPKRSLREIIVIKKGTAIDSVESEGTRCTFTTSYDVRLFPMSVTSVSFSAPGGHGRLRIDLSLTGLDAASFTPNSLRFHLAGVYTEASRRNWLLFTRLRDVRLVAADGKVVPLGAKAVTPVGFGEDDSLIPFPARSFPGYRILQEYFVLPEKFLFFDVNGLDRWHNRGSGTGFSLEFDFADLPPDLPAMRAEHFQLFVTPALNLFPHQADPILLDHKRADYPIRAGGENPRHYQIYAVNKVIGFVQGTVQEREYLPFELFNPQVEATPVYAVHHRLSPLDGKAELHLSVAYPGGNKEPSLETLSLDILCTNASLPETLRMGDVRMPTESSSELADFANIRSPTAPVQPPLGKNLLWRLLSHLFLNYLSVATPENLRSVLKLYIFTETRDRATVLANAQRVEGIVGMDLRAADRFVQGYLLRGQDIRVQLDRQGFTGEGDMHLFGSVLDVFLGNYAAINAYTQLTVTDTLRKEQFTWPIRLGDRVLL; translated from the coding sequence GTGATCGAGAAGTACTACCAGCGAGAACTGTCCAACCTGCGCGATCTGGCCGCGGAGTTCGCCAAGGCCCATCCGGCCCTGGCGCCCATGCTCACCGGCCAGTCCGCGGACCCGGACGCGGAGCGTCTGCTGGAAGGCACGGCTTTTCTGTCCGGACTGATCTATGAAAAGCTGGACGATGATTTTCCGGAGATCGTCCATGGGCTGATTCAGCTCATCTTTCCCCACTATCTGCGCCCCATTCCCTCGGCCACCCTGATCCGCTTCACGCCCAAGCGCAGCCTGCGTGAAATCATCGTGATCAAAAAAGGCACGGCCATCGACTCCGTAGAATCCGAGGGCACCCGTTGCACCTTCACCACCAGCTACGACGTCCGGCTTTTTCCCATGTCCGTGACCTCGGTATCGTTTTCCGCGCCCGGCGGACACGGCAGGTTGCGCATCGACCTGTCCCTGACCGGTCTGGACGCGGCCTCCTTCACTCCGAACTCCCTGCGATTCCACTTGGCCGGGGTGTACACCGAAGCCTCCCGCCGGAATTGGCTGTTGTTCACCCGGCTGCGCGATGTCCGGCTGGTGGCCGCGGACGGCAAGGTGGTCCCCCTGGGTGCCAAGGCCGTGACCCCGGTGGGCTTTGGCGAGGACGATTCCCTGATTCCCTTTCCGGCCAGATCCTTCCCCGGCTACCGCATCCTGCAGGAATATTTCGTCTTGCCGGAAAAATTTCTGTTTTTTGACGTCAACGGCCTGGACCGATGGCACAACCGGGGCTCGGGTACCGGCTTTTCCCTGGAGTTTGACTTCGCCGATCTGCCTCCGGACCTGCCGGCCATGCGGGCCGAACATTTTCAACTTTTCGTCACCCCGGCCCTGAACCTGTTTCCGCACCAGGCCGACCCGATCCTCCTGGACCACAAAAGAGCGGACTATCCCATCCGGGCAGGGGGGGAAAATCCCCGCCACTACCAGATTTACGCAGTGAACAAGGTTATCGGTTTCGTCCAGGGCACGGTGCAGGAACGGGAATACCTGCCCTTTGAATTGTTCAACCCGCAGGTGGAGGCCACTCCGGTTTACGCAGTGCATCACCGCTTGTCGCCCCTGGACGGCAAGGCCGAACTGCACCTCTCCGTGGCCTATCCCGGAGGGAACAAGGAGCCCAGCCTGGAGACCCTGTCTCTGGACATCCTGTGCACCAACGCCTCCCTGCCGGAAACCCTGCGCATGGGCGACGTGCGCATGCCCACGGAGTCGTCCTCCGAGCTGGCCGATTTCGCCAATATTCGCTCGCCCACGGCCCCGGTTCAGCCGCCCCTGGGCAAGAACCTGCTCTGGCGGCTGCTCTCCCATTTGTTTTTGAACTACCTGTCCGTGGCCACGCCGGAGAATCTGCGCTCCGTGCTCAAGCTGTACATCTTCACGGAGACCAGGGACCGGGCCACGGTCCTGGCCAACGCCCAACGGGTGGAAGGCATCGTGGGCATGGACCTGCGAGCCGCGGATCGGTTTGTCCAGGGCTATCTGCTGCGCGGGCAGGACATCCGGGTCCAATTGGACCGCCAGGGCTTCACCGGCGAGGGGGACATGCACCTGTTCGGTTCGGTTCTGGACGTTTTTCTGGGCAATTACGCCGCCATCAACGCCTACACGCAGCTGACCGTCACGGACACGCTGCGCAAGGAGCAGTTTACATGGCCGATCCGGCTGGGCGACCGCGTTCTGCTGTAG
- the tssE gene encoding type VI secretion system baseplate subunit TssE, protein MREKRLLERLRAIEADPDWRGETDPKIAISSVLNHLGKILNTRQGSAPIADDYGVPDFSSIASSFGTDSLPEIEDAISKVITKYEPRLVGVKVHFEPRPDKPFMIAFKLLARVRVEGREMPVVFETVLNPDGHITVLE, encoded by the coding sequence ATGCGGGAAAAGCGCTTGTTGGAGAGGTTGCGGGCCATTGAAGCGGATCCGGACTGGCGCGGGGAGACGGACCCGAAGATCGCCATTTCCTCGGTTTTGAATCATCTGGGCAAGATTTTGAACACGCGACAGGGCAGCGCGCCTATTGCGGATGATTACGGCGTGCCGGATTTCTCCAGCATCGCCAGCTCCTTTGGCACGGATTCGCTGCCGGAAATCGAGGACGCCATCAGCAAGGTCATCACCAAATACGAACCGCGTCTGGTGGGCGTGAAGGTCCACTTTGAACCTCGGCCGGACAAGCCGTTCATGATCGCCTTTAAGCTCTTGGCCAGGGTCCGGGTGGAAGGCCGGGAAATGCCCGTGGTTTTCGAGACCGTGCTCAATCCCGATGGCCACATCACCGTACTGGAGTAG
- the tssG gene encoding type VI secretion system baseplate subunit TssG has translation MADPAGRPRSAVDLSAPNSGTGSGTGKAPDRGPGARSKGRKRLSVMEELVDNPRGFSFLQAVRLLRHAYGGPGTKGARTFLREQLRVRPYLSLGFPPTDLVEVKELPGEDDSQADALRRFRMTATFLGLYGPSSPLPTFYTEELLDEQNEDGSVSRDFLDILNHGFFVLFALADAHYNLCHQVCEEQDEDILLRLFALIGLGHQDMLDHSFRQPGYLLRATGLLTQFPRSSVGLKGVLADRIGAPVQVLPCQPRMATIPEDQRCRLGREANVLGFDSWIGDRVADAMGKIRIVVGPLDADAFQRELPGETDHDELIKLIRFYCTQPLEFDLEFVLAPQEALPGRLGEARWSRLGCDVWLTSEPLAQGRAVFPERRRIWDDHQQRSTVL, from the coding sequence ATGGCCGATCCGGCTGGGCGACCGCGTTCTGCTGTAGACCTCTCCGCGCCAAATAGCGGCACGGGCAGCGGTACGGGTAAGGCCCCAGACAGAGGCCCGGGCGCTCGTTCCAAGGGCAGGAAACGGCTCTCCGTCATGGAGGAGTTGGTCGACAACCCACGCGGCTTTTCCTTTCTGCAGGCCGTGCGGTTGTTGCGCCACGCGTATGGCGGACCGGGAACCAAGGGAGCGCGGACCTTTCTTCGGGAACAGCTCCGGGTCCGGCCCTACCTTTCCCTGGGGTTTCCGCCCACGGACCTGGTGGAGGTCAAGGAACTGCCCGGCGAAGACGACAGTCAAGCGGACGCCTTGCGCCGATTTCGGATGACGGCCACGTTTCTGGGGCTGTACGGCCCCTCATCGCCGCTCCCCACATTTTACACCGAGGAGCTGCTGGACGAGCAGAACGAGGACGGCAGCGTCAGCCGGGATTTTCTGGACATCCTGAATCACGGCTTTTTCGTGCTCTTCGCCCTGGCCGACGCCCACTACAACCTGTGCCACCAGGTTTGCGAGGAACAGGACGAGGACATCCTGCTGCGCCTGTTCGCCCTGATCGGGCTGGGCCACCAGGACATGCTGGACCATTCCTTTCGCCAGCCCGGATATTTGTTGCGGGCCACGGGGTTGCTGACCCAGTTTCCCCGGTCTTCCGTGGGATTGAAGGGCGTGCTCGCGGACCGGATCGGCGCTCCGGTTCAGGTACTGCCTTGCCAGCCGCGCATGGCCACGATCCCCGAGGACCAGCGTTGTCGACTCGGCCGGGAAGCCAACGTTCTGGGCTTCGACTCCTGGATCGGAGACCGAGTGGCGGACGCCATGGGCAAGATTCGGATCGTCGTCGGCCCCTTGGACGCGGACGCGTTCCAAAGGGAGCTGCCCGGCGAAACGGACCACGACGAACTGATCAAATTGATTCGATTTTACTGCACTCAGCCGCTGGAATTCGATCTGGAGTTCGTGCTGGCCCCCCAAGAGGCCCTGCCGGGGCGCCTGGGCGAAGCGCGCTGGTCCCGGTTGGGGTGCGACGTCTGGCTTACGTCGGAGCCGCTTGCCCAAGGGCGGGCCGTTTTTCCCGAGCGCCGACGGATTTGGGATGACCATCAGCAAAGGAGCACCGTGCTATGA